The following nucleotide sequence is from Mytilus edulis chromosome 13, xbMytEdul2.2, whole genome shotgun sequence.
atctatatacagtaTACGAATGTTTAATGATTGTCTTTTAAACcttttttcaaaatatgtaaGTAACACTACCTTATTAATTTTTACaaggaaacatatttttttcttgtttttttttttaatttacaactaGTCTGTCATGTATGTAAGAGAATGTGATGTAAAGtcgtgttttttttgtttttttttatatcaaaatcacAAACCTCAAGTTTATCTATCCATCCATACATTTCCGACGTTTTTTATGCATATACAACGTCTATATTGAAAATTATAAGACACCTAGCCCAACAGCTCAAGACtatttttaaacaatacatcattATCCATCATTCcgtttataaaacaaacaaaaatatgatattgttatatatatttagataaacATTGTTTTGTTTCTTTCGAAATAATGTTTTGACTGTTGATTGATGGTTGCGTCAAAGAAAAacggttgaaggccgtacatggtttacttttttaaattgttatttggatggagagttgtctcattggcactcacaccacatcttcctttatctatacaCAAAGAGCAGCTAACACCTTTAAAAACTTGATTTCTTATTATtctcaaaatctacatttttgaaTTGAAGCATAAGTAGACCACAATCATGTTAGTGAAGTAGGCATTGTCCGATACTTTTATGTAATACATGTTATCTTTGAACTTGGTATTGTATATTGCCTCTATTTTATGATTATGATTGACATCAACTTACTCAAAGGCTTAAACAATCTGGAATTAATATCTACGTGTTTTACGTTTTCCTTTATAAGTtgtttcaaataattaaaaacagcGCTTCGGTTTTTATCCTTTTGATAAcctcttttatataaaaagtgtatGCAATGTACAGGTTTCAGATTATAAATTGGTCAGATGAAATTATATGACTAAATGTTTAGTGGAACCTAAGCATTTGCATTAGGCCGAAACTTGAATTCGTTCATATTGGGTTTCTGCTAAATGTGTTGGTTCAACcgacattttaaatattaaaattatttctatgTGCATATCTCACAAACCATAAATGTGTTTTATTATGTCTCGTAATTGTACAAAACAGGTTTTGCAAATGAAACTCCGTCGTATCTTAACAATAACACGAGGAAAcatttgaataaaacattttaaaatgtcaatgttttgttAAAATGTGGTTACTGTACCGTATCTCAATTCGTATATCGATGCTGATGATCTGTAATTTAAAACGaagaaacagaaacaaaatagCTCTTTTCTTCGGAGAAATATTCTCTTTAAAATAAACTAGGCATGCGTTAATAACAAatgactttgacaaaaacagttttTCCTTAcgatttattaaaaacaaacatacCGTCTGATATACTCTTCTCTTTCATATGAATCTAATATtgtaacaaaatattcaaataaattgttCGTTTAATTGTCGTTTTGAACTAAAAGACGAAACGGTTATTCAAGTCATCCgtaaatatacttaaatatacttAAGCAACCCCACAAAGTAAAAAGACATATCCAAATTCTAAATTGTCGTTAAAAAAAGTTACTATTTTAAGAGTGGACGTTTCTTTCTAAAACCCTAAAATTTGGTTTGAATTTATGAAGTAAATATAtactataaaactttaaaaataacgaATATAAGGAAGCACCTTTCCACTCCcataatttctttttgtttactaAGGTACACCAAGGGCAAGTcttcagaaaatgaaaaataaataaaatcactaaGATGACATTTTTGAAAAGAATGACCATATGCATGAAGCCAGAACTGTTATTTTGCCTAAATGTTCAATCAATGTATGACCCGAGGTGAGAATTTGAGTTATTTCTATTTTCTCATTTTgatgtaaatacatgtaggtctCTTAATTGTTATGGAGATCTTTAAAAAATACCCTAGATAATTTCTATACATCATGTGTCATACCgatgaaatattatatatgaatACATTTAAACCAAATTAATGTAAACGGGTCAGTAGTTTTCTATTGAAATTCTTTAGCAATGTAAAAATGATACACTATTCGGTATTGTGTTATGAGACCAATAGACACGGTAAAACCAGcaaaatgtaattttttaaagCATGTTTTTTATAGAAATGAAATGTTGATTTTAAACGACAATTTAGAATTTGTATATGTCTTTTTACTTTATGGGGTTGCTTaagtatatttaagtatatttacGGATGACTTGAATAACCGTTTCGTCTTTTACTTCAAAACGACAATTAAACGaacaatttatttgaatattttgttacaATATTAGATTGATATGAAAGAGAAGAGTACATCAGACGgtatgtttgtttttaataaatcgTAAGGAAAAACTGTTTTTTGTCAAAGTCATAATGAGTAGATGCACAGTTGGTTTCTTATGATGCACTTGTACCTATCatgtcaatgtttattttttatcatgcTTGTATCCTTTCTTCAAAAATGTTCTTGTACCTTTAATTTGTTGCTAAAGTTATGAAGAAGATATTAAtcctttaaaatctttaaaattcattatgaataaactcattatagatatcaggattaagaTTTTAGATTTACGCCAGCCGggcgttttgtctacacaagatgcaccagtgacgctcgaatcaaggccaaataaagtacgacgttgaagagctttgaggaccaaacattcctacaagttttgccaaatacagctaagatgatatattcctgatgtagaaaagccttcacatttaaaattcaaagtttttatttaatgtatGTCTCCGCTTTCCgtcattaaaatttataaaaatataatacttATTTTCTTGTAATTATACAAAACGTCAGTGCATAGAGCTCCCAGAAAAGATAATGACAAAATAAAGCCAGTACCCTTGTACGGTAGACATTAAAAGTCCGATAATCTTTAATATTTTGGTTTAGTACATCTCAATGAAGCTGTAGAAATGAATATACACCCATTCATTTTTTAGAAAAAACTTTTTGTAttcctcaacgctcttcaacttcatatAGGCAATATatgaaaggtgtactgacataagaggTCTCAAAGCACATCAGCTACAAATATAGCTTTCGTGAGTAGAAACCATATTTATTATGCCTACCAAGAGGGGGATTGTAAAAGCAAAATAATATAGTAGATATGCCATACCAGCATTGGAATTTGGTATTTGCATCAGACGTGTATTTCGTCTACAGTGACGCTAGAATAAAAATAGCAAGAATAAAGTACGAACCTGAAGAGCATAAAACATGGTAGATATGCCACAATTAACTGCGCCTGGGTATTATTCATAGTCTGATAGGTTTCGGTCCAAAACTGAACCTAATCAGAGGCAGGATGGTTGATTAATGTGTGCACCCTATTTTTATAGATACTGTAGCCATGGTAACTGGCGGTTCAGAGTTATCCAAAAACATATTTATCCACTGCAAAACTCTGAATCGCCGGTTTACTCTGAACAAACAAAAACGTGATCAAAAAAAATAGATCGATCGATCGATCGAGAGAGAAATCTCGAAAAGACTGAGTGCGTCCGGAAAGTTATcacaagagagagagagagagagagagagagaattatcatttttttaaaccttCTTTGGAAATGAGTGTATCGACACACAATGACAAGGGGGAGCTGAAAAAcgcatatttttttaatcaatattgttTGCTGATTGTTATTCCAAAAAAGGAATCAACATTGTTATCATATCTGCTAATTGATGATCTAAGTCTTGCGTTCACCTATTGTATTTTCTTTGCAGAAATCTTTCGAAGATTTGTATGTAAGAAAGTGGTggccaaacaaaaataatattgcaTAATGTCCGACATATTTAAAGAACGACATGCAAAGTTAGGATGCATGGTCCTGAGACTGTTTCCCAAAGTTATGCAAATGATtttaaaagattacataactcCAAAGGGATTACAAACACGATTTTTGAAGAACGATTTCCGCTTGGTTTTTACAAACAGTGAAGTTGTTTTAATGGAAAAGCTTCCAAACATAGATGATTTCACAGTTGAAATTAGCTACAAAATACTTAGATTTGAATTCAATATGTTACATGAACCTAAATGCAAATGGGGAAATGTCCCCCATTACACAGACGTAGAAATCGCCGATGATATACAAAGGATTATTAATGCTACAAATTCAATAATTAAGATCAACACTAACACTGTTACTGAGAATTATTCTGAGAATTTGTTAGAAGAAATCAAAATGATGGTCACAAGAATTGATTCGTATTTAAAACAAGACGATTTGACAAGTTTGTATACCAGCTTATGTAGATCTGAAACAGATTCCAATGCCACCCTACAAGATCTTACAAGCGTAAAAACAATTGAGGGTAAGCTTTAATATTATTAAGGTTAAAATACGACTGTAACTAATTCAGTGTATTTAAACTATAACGGCGACCATTTTAAGGTAATAGATTGTAtcattaatttgttttcttcttcacATTATAGACTTGTTTTTTAAGTATAATTCGTCTCTAAGAAATCCCACGCAGGTTATTCAAATGACATatgagagacgaaagataccaaagggacggtcaaactcataaatcaaaaataaactgacaacgccatggctaaaaatgaaaaagacaaacagacaaacaatagtacacatgacacaacatagaaagctaaagaataaacaacacgaaccccatcaaaaactagggttgatctcatgtgctccggaagggtaagcagatcctgctccacatttggcatccgtcgtgttgcttatgtgataaaatatccggtaaatattctaattcggtaggtcaaattcatgaaagggaagagggttgtagttacgacgtaaggaacatatccgatatcatttgtgaaacggttattccataacggtcaaccaacttaaaattttgaagagatgatttcaacttcaccatttgaaacttttggtttaatagcttccttgtgagcagcaaccctctatcaacaAAATCATGATAGGTAATGTAAGCACGGGAATatagtatcaattgggagatatatatatcCCATAAGGTGCGCAACAACAATTGGTATCatatctatataattatatacaaagtaCGTGGTGTAACTAGTGCTGTGGTACAATTTGTCCCATGAATTCTTTGAtatatttaacaaacaaaaaaacagtacAAAAAAGAATGTCACACAAACTTAATTATCAAGTGTATGTTTTACTggtatgtttgatttttttgaaaatcagatAAAATTGACAATTTCTTGTATGTTTAATTTTGTAATGCCAGAATCTCTACCGGATACTGAGAGTGATAAGAGAGAAAGGTATTCCAGACTGTCAATCCCTATCATCGAAACTTTTCCCAAAATTCTACGAGATGTTATTCGAAAAATCATGCCCGTCGCCAAACCTCTGTATAAAAAGTGTGTCCCTGTTCTAAGAACCTTCTATCCTGAACAGCAAACAATCATTAAAGAGCTACAATATTCAAATACATACGATTCGTTAGATGTTACATTAATTTACCAACTTTTGAGAAAGTTGTCATTAATACCATCACCTACAAAAGGCTGGGGAAGCTTTCCAGACAAAGTCGATATAAATTTAGGAGACGATGTTGAACGTATTCGATGCTTCAGAAATAATCTTGCTCATCGAAGCgacacaaaaattgacaaaaatgagtTTAGTGAATATTTCAACGAGTTTCGAAGCATTGGTCATCGAATGGATCAGAATTTCTCCCAAACGACAAATTATGAACAGGAGATTGTTGGTTATAAAACATGTGTGATGGATACAGCAATGCaggcaaaatatgaaaatgcaatGATGGagattgaaaatattaaatgtaagtCTGTACCTAAGATAACTGTGATACAATTCAGAATATAACGTACATGCTTTAATTATAGAGCATATACTATATCGGTTTAATTATAGAGCATATAcgacaccactgggtcgatgccactgctggtggacgtttcgtccccgagggtatcaccagcccagtagtcaacatttcggtgttgacatgaatatcaataatgtggtcatttttataaatttcttgtttacaaaactttgaattttacgaaaaacttaaggattttcttatcccaggcaaagattaccttagccgtatttggcaccactttttggaattttggatcctcaatgctcttcaactttgtacttgtttggctttataaatatttggatatgagcgtcactgatgagtcttatgtagacgaaacgcgcgtctggcgtacaaaattataatcctggtacctttgataactatttattaaAGAGCATATAACTTACATGTTTTAATAATAGAGAATGTAACATACAGGCTTTAATtatagacaataacaatcaaaaccaaggagtaaacaaagactcacaaaaccaaaggacatttacatcaacagttataaataataattaagtaACAACATGAACTCCACTATAAactgggagtgaaatcaggtgctccagaagggtaagcatttagagtatataacatattttgtgttttttcattgtCCATTTACATCGTTATTATCTTCGTCATAGTTATTTCGATATTTTATAACTGTGTTATATCATTCCTTCTATAGTGAGGTTAGAAAAGAGGCCAATTAAGTTTTATTGGGGAGACGACTTTGATACATGGTTGACGAATCTTCGTTCTTtgctaaaagaagaaaaaatagaaggtaattttatatataatgaatatttaGGCAATTTATTAGACATTTTACAGTAAACATAAAACTAGTGTAATGAATACCctataaaacaaatttgtttataCAAGTAGTGATGCAGATTTTAAAACACATAGTTTATACAAATAAAGCAGTCAcatactgtaaaagcagaaattttcgttGGGGATTCAATTTAGTAATTTTGCATAATCTCGACTATTATCTAAATGTCCTCCGTTTTCAACAAGCAGAGCTCGATTTTCAGCTCCAACTGTGCCACGTGCGGGAACCTTAATCGTACTATAACGAAAACCGAGCGGCAAGGCTTTGGTGTTACCCTATAAATGTGTAACCCTTAGTGTGTTGCTATAATTATGTGTTTTATaacaatatataagtatatatatgaacTAAAGTTATAACTGGCGACCCATCAAACagacttgttaaaaaaaatcaactggtATTAACTTGCGTTAAATATCTACAATTCATACAAATAGTATATAACTTAATAGTATTCTATTCTAACAAATAAATACCTTACTTTATTAGAATATCGTAAATAAAATAGACACAGCGGGAGTATAAATACCCCGAAATTTAAGTTTGGTTATCGGCAAATGGTAAATCAAATTCAATGTCAAAAGATAACGTTTCTCTCGAGAAGTTATTCTCTAAATGCAACTTGTTAAggaattattttatattatacgGAAGTAGTCTGGTTACTACTTAGTCTGGTAAATGGTttcggtacatgtatatatttaaatcgCTTGGAATTAGCGTGTGTTACTTGCCCAGGGTAAAGTCGTACTGAAGTCTTATCCGTTTTCTCCGCCGTATTTATACTTAGGTTAACCATTTACTGAAAAGGTTTGCCATTTACCATTTTGGCTTACCATTTACCTAAATTACCAAATCCAAAGCCGACGTCATAACAAAAATAGGTTATGACGTCATTGTGTTGTCGGTCATTTGAAGAAAACAATTTACAGGTGTTTTGATTGTAAAAACatagacaaaaataataaaaagttaacaaacatggttatacaagaaatatataataagaacaGTCAATTAACGGTAAGGTTTAAACAACATCATCACACAATTTTAGAGAAAACAAGTTCCATTTCAAGGGACCCCCATTTCGTTACAGTACTTACAACGCAACCAGCAGCACGTAATTTTTACAAACATTCTTACTCTGTCATCAAGTTACAATGTAGCAATATCTCCCGATATCAACTTTAGTAGGCAATTCTTTAATTTGAGATACAATTCTCTGTTCAAAGTGTATCTAAATCTTCTTACATATTTCGTATATTCGGTATGTGATTCATATTCTGCTGTTTCCTTTACCCCGTTCTAGAAGGTGAAGCTTATTGTGAATCAATTAAACTTTCAATTGTGATTGCTATCACATCATCCTCGAAAGTTGCACGACCCGATGAAGGTTATCCTGGAGAGGATAGTTCACGTATTTTAGGACTTTAAATCCACTTTAAGAGAGACTTCGTGCTACAGTTAATCATAATGCATAAAAAATGTACGTTCAAAAAACTTAATTACTGCTCACTGTCACTATTACATGCACTATTGATTTTTCTAATCGGTGAAAGTTAAGATTAGTTTTATTGAGTATTGTCAATTATAAAGTGACACTTACATAGAATTTTCTCAATTTAAAAACGACGAAAATGAATTTCCAACAACttactttttgataaaaaaaaaacatgatattttAACCCAACAAAAATCaatattcatacaatataaaGGAACCAAGGAAAGTAATGATGACTCATGTTTCCTAGTTAAATGTACTTATGTTTCGAGGAATACGCATTGTAATTATCCTTTTTGTGCAAGAAGATGAATTaaaacattgcaatttctttAGATTGAACAGTTAGgatttaataatttgatatacATAACAAAtaacctgtactaagtcaggaatatgtaagtcattcgtttgatgtgtttgagcttttgattttgccatatgattaaggactttccgttttaaatttcaaattgagttcagtatttttatgattttactttttatatatagagAGTTATATCATGTTTCATCCAACCTAAAAAGAAATAGGGAAATGGTGaaactaaacaattcaaaaatagTGTACTGCCTTATATTCAATGAAAGTGCTTTTATTTCTAGTTCATTCTGTTTGTTTCCAATGTTTGCAAATATGCAGAGTCATTAAACTGCAAACACAGTTATGTCACACTTTATACAGCATCATgagatttattttgtatttgtgtaGGAAGACAACAAGTTCGTGTACAGATCATCTTTCAGAACGAAGAGGAAGTCGAGAGAAATATTGTAGTACTCAATTCACTAACAGAAGAAATTAACGAGGGCTTAAGCGGTATTGAATTCATTGTTGCCACTAAAGGGAGCTTAGTTCTGAATGTATTTATACTGGTGGAAATGTTAGAAACAGATGAAAAATT
It contains:
- the LOC139501222 gene encoding uncharacterized protein — protein: MSDIFKERHAKLGCMVLRLFPKVMQMILKDYITPKGLQTRFLKNDFRLVFTNSEVVLMEKLPNIDDFTVEISYKILRFEFNMLHEPKCKWGNVPHYTDVEIADDIQRIINATNSIIKINTNTVTENYSENLLEEIKMMVTRIDSYLKQDDLTSLYTSLCRSETDSNATLQDLTSVKTIEESLPDTESDKRERYSRLSIPIIETFPKILRDVIRKIMPVAKPLYKKCVPVLRTFYPEQQTIIKELQYSNTYDSLDVTLIYQLLRKLSLIPSPTKGWGSFPDKVDINLGDDVERIRCFRNNLAHRSDTKIDKNEFSEYFNEFRSIGHRMDQNFSQTTNYEQEIVGYKTCVMDTAMQAKYENAMMEIENIKLRLEKRPIKFYWGDDFDTWLTNLRSLLKEEKIEGRQQVRVQIIFQNEEEVERNIVVLNSLTEEINEGLSGIEFIVATKGSLVLNVFILVEMLETDEKLLTTLAVFLERILARITTVTSETIDIVVLPIEERTQWNKPKSVGGQVCIEFDIEAQLLETDDKMKAQLIKISDAILKHSTGSGTNQNITATLLPINLENTSTEESFTQAQTPVKYNLPVSVSLRQQLNIKKSDYESLVIFNCIKTGNTLVFTNFNNRLIICNSDGTDIRDIPLSYGPFYMTVIDSSTVAVSCSEDETILIINISTRSITSTLKTSGYCWGISYNDNNLYVVIDYSIIHVMNLTGEVIRTIPVPTRRIYDITVDRDRLVCIDTTSIYCCSLDGKVMWKFKIDEFQDLRRVTTDNEGNVYVNIYKTNTVVVVSDDGKHYRELLTESDGLNSPVGIYFDKKENILLVCNYTDDKVFLFDVKHKLT